In Bacillus cereus ATCC 14579, a single window of DNA contains:
- a CDS encoding YjjG family noncanonical pyrimidine nucleotidase: MKKYKTLLFDVDDTLLDFQKAEKVALRVLFEEKGIPLTDEIEARYKKINKGLWDAFEKGELSRNEVVNTRFSLLFKEYGEEVNGILFENNYRNYLEEGNQLMQGAFEFINQIQGEYELYIVTNGVSKTQDKRLRNAGLHSLFKDVFVSEDTGFQKPMKEYFDYVFERIPNFAPEEGLIIGDSLSADIKGGYVAGIDTCWFNPERKLNDSGIIPTYEVHNFEELEALLKQHV, from the coding sequence ATGAAAAAATATAAAACATTGCTATTTGATGTAGATGATACATTATTAGATTTCCAAAAGGCTGAAAAAGTGGCTTTACGGGTGCTTTTTGAAGAGAAGGGAATCCCTTTAACAGACGAGATAGAGGCTCGTTATAAAAAGATAAATAAAGGTCTTTGGGATGCTTTTGAAAAAGGTGAACTATCACGCAATGAAGTTGTAAATACACGATTCTCTCTGTTGTTTAAAGAGTATGGAGAAGAAGTAAATGGAATATTATTCGAAAATAATTATCGTAACTACTTAGAAGAAGGAAATCAACTCATGCAAGGTGCATTTGAATTTATAAATCAAATTCAAGGGGAGTATGAATTGTATATAGTGACAAATGGTGTTTCTAAGACGCAAGATAAACGTTTGCGCAATGCAGGGTTACATTCATTATTTAAAGATGTCTTTGTTTCGGAAGATACAGGTTTTCAAAAACCGATGAAAGAGTATTTTGATTATGTTTTTGAACGGATTCCTAACTTTGCACCTGAAGAAGGGCTGATTATTGGGGATTCATTAAGCGCTGATATTAAAGGTGGATATGTAGCGGGAATTGATACTTGTTGGTTTAATCCAGAAAGGAAATTAAATGATAGTGGGATTATACCGACATATGAAGTGCATAATTTTGAGGAGTTAGAAGCGTTATTGAAGCAGCATGTGTAA